The Desulfovibrio sp. Fe33 genome includes a window with the following:
- a CDS encoding UDP-N-acetylmuramoyl-L-alanyl-D-glutamate--2,6-diaminopimelate ligase, with translation MFLFSGSHSEKEKVRGVMDFESLLDKVKKGLVVRTDSRKLQDGECFVAMPGAKVRGVDYIPDALNNGARYVVAPEAARDLVAPVVEDRAVAVYVENPAIALGELARAYFHLLDRDLKLVAVTGTNGKTTTSYIIEHLLASSGLKVGVLGTVNYRWPGFTMDAPLTTPDCWMIHELLFNMKKADVDVAVMEVSSHALDQYRVAGLDFDAAVFTNLTQDHLDYHGDMETYFRAKAKLFAEYPRLNKAAVINFDDPYGRRLLADCDNGVGYGIGEPSEVGDKPLLRGRILSMTGQGMEIETSWKNKTWVVKSPLVGSFNALNLLAAQAVGLQLGLSGKDMRKLATFPGVPGRLERVMNDRNLDIFVDYAHTPDALENVQRTLKELDFTRLITVFGCGGDRDRTKRPLMAQSAARYANVAVLTSDNPRTEDPTAIMDDARPGLAEAKHVMENPDRAEAIKMAVAEMEPGDALLIAGKGHEDYQIIGTTKRHFSDKEAALKAIEEVYS, from the coding sequence ATGTTTTTGTTCTCTGGCTCTCATAGCGAAAAGGAAAAGGTACGGGGCGTCATGGATTTCGAATCCCTGTTGGACAAGGTGAAAAAAGGACTGGTGGTGCGCACCGATTCGCGCAAGCTCCAGGACGGCGAATGCTTCGTGGCCATGCCCGGCGCGAAGGTGCGCGGCGTGGACTACATTCCCGACGCGCTGAACAACGGCGCGCGTTACGTGGTGGCCCCCGAAGCGGCCCGCGACCTGGTCGCGCCCGTGGTGGAAGATAGGGCCGTGGCCGTGTATGTGGAAAATCCCGCCATCGCCTTGGGCGAACTGGCCCGCGCCTACTTCCACCTCCTCGACCGCGACCTCAAGCTGGTGGCCGTCACCGGAACGAACGGCAAAACTACCACCTCCTACATCATCGAGCACCTGCTGGCGTCGAGCGGCCTCAAGGTGGGCGTGCTCGGCACGGTCAACTACCGCTGGCCCGGCTTCACCATGGACGCGCCCCTGACCACGCCGGACTGCTGGATGATCCACGAGCTGCTCTTCAACATGAAGAAGGCGGACGTGGACGTGGCAGTCATGGAAGTCTCCTCCCACGCCCTGGACCAGTACCGCGTCGCGGGGCTGGACTTCGACGCCGCCGTGTTCACCAACCTGACCCAGGACCACCTGGACTACCACGGCGACATGGAGACGTATTTCCGGGCCAAGGCCAAGCTTTTCGCAGAATATCCGCGCCTGAACAAGGCCGCGGTCATCAACTTCGACGACCCCTACGGCCGAAGGCTCCTGGCCGACTGCGACAACGGCGTCGGCTACGGCATCGGCGAGCCCTCCGAGGTCGGCGACAAGCCCCTGCTCAGAGGCCGCATCCTGTCCATGACCGGCCAGGGCATGGAGATCGAAACTTCCTGGAAGAACAAGACCTGGGTGGTCAAGTCCCCGCTGGTCGGCTCCTTCAATGCCCTGAACCTGCTGGCCGCGCAGGCCGTCGGCCTTCAGCTCGGCCTGAGCGGCAAGGACATGCGCAAGCTCGCCACGTTCCCCGGAGTGCCCGGCCGCCTGGAGCGGGTCATGAACGACAGGAACCTGGACATCTTCGTGGACTACGCCCACACCCCGGACGCCCTCGAAAACGTGCAGCGGACCCTCAAGGAACTGGATTTCACGCGGCTCATCACCGTGTTCGGCTGCGGCGGCGACCGCGACAGGACCAAGCGCCCGCTCATGGCGCAATCCGCCGCACGCTACGCCAACGTGGCCGTGCTCACCTCGGACAACCCCCGCACCGAGGACCCGACGGCCATCATGGACGACGCACGCCCCGGCCTGGCCGAGGCCAAACACGTAATGGAAAATCCCGACCGGGCCGAGGCCATCAAGATGGCGGTGGCTGAAATGGAACCGGGCGACGCCCTGCTCATCGCGGGCAAGGGCCATGAAGATTACCAGATCATCGGCACCACAAAGCGCCACTTCTCGGACAAGGAAGCCGCGCTCAAAGCCATCGAGGAAGTATATTCGTGA
- a CDS encoding penicillin-binding transpeptidase domain-containing protein has product MAKDNTRRTDHSGIKMGFVMALFSIALAALWVRTGWVQLHEGDALAEQASRQSLAAEYEYGERGRILDRNGEMLATSVEAQSVFARPHEIDNLDVACDVLSRDLKLPRRDVYRKLKSRKKFVWIKRQVTDREAAALNRADLRGVRLTTEHSRIYPNGHLAGQLLGFTDIDGRGREGVEHLFDKLLSPSKAEFVVQRDATGRRLYLDAHGREIDVNGKDVRLTIDTHIQHAAEQALANSIAKYDARAGIVLVVDVASGDILAMASDPFFNPNTVRSSNPAQRRLRPLTDIYEPGSTMKPLLFAAAIQEGLISSDTLIDCENGRWRVANKVIRDTHPAKWLPAHKVLRYSSNIGSAKIGMELGSGVYYDYLTKLGFGEKTDLGMPGEAVGILRSPGSWTSVDLAAISFGQSIGVTAVQLAKGFLCLANQGATKDLNLILVPEHMRRNASIQVFSPETAAAVLKMMEEVVQEDGTGRSARIEGITMAGKTGTAQKASKNGGYGDQYLSSFVALVPAEKPELLVITMIDEPQKSPYGSMVAAPVCREVTVRTLAYHGQLSETLHAEATVSEPASDLSGAPLDKAVPMPVATAVKDRVPDMRGLPVRRALETLAGMGIVPVLKGHGMTVTRQEPPAGQPWPGNRTKEGADDVFVLWLS; this is encoded by the coding sequence ATGGCAAAGGACAATACAAGGCGCACGGATCACAGCGGGATCAAGATGGGGTTCGTCATGGCCCTCTTCTCGATTGCGCTCGCTGCTCTGTGGGTCCGCACAGGCTGGGTGCAGCTCCATGAGGGCGACGCTCTGGCCGAGCAGGCCTCCAGGCAGAGCCTGGCCGCCGAATACGAATACGGCGAGCGGGGCCGCATTCTCGACCGCAACGGCGAGATGCTGGCTACTTCCGTGGAAGCCCAGTCCGTATTCGCTCGTCCCCACGAGATCGACAATCTCGACGTGGCCTGCGACGTCCTTTCCCGCGACCTCAAGCTTCCCCGCCGCGACGTCTACCGCAAGCTCAAGTCCCGCAAGAAATTCGTCTGGATTAAGCGGCAGGTCACGGACCGCGAAGCCGCCGCCCTGAACAGGGCGGACCTCCGGGGCGTCCGTCTGACCACGGAGCATTCCCGCATCTACCCCAACGGGCATCTGGCCGGGCAACTGCTCGGCTTCACAGATATCGACGGCCGCGGCCGCGAAGGCGTCGAACATCTCTTCGACAAGCTGCTCTCTCCGAGCAAGGCCGAGTTCGTGGTCCAGCGCGACGCCACGGGCAGAAGGCTCTATCTCGACGCCCACGGCCGGGAGATCGACGTCAACGGCAAGGACGTCCGTCTGACCATCGACACCCACATCCAGCACGCGGCCGAACAGGCCCTCGCCAACTCCATCGCCAAATACGACGCCCGCGCCGGCATCGTCCTGGTGGTGGACGTCGCGTCCGGCGACATCCTGGCCATGGCCAGCGACCCGTTCTTCAACCCGAACACGGTGCGCTCGTCCAACCCTGCCCAGCGCAGGCTGCGCCCCCTGACCGATATCTACGAGCCCGGCTCGACCATGAAGCCGCTGCTCTTCGCCGCCGCCATCCAGGAAGGCCTGATCTCCTCCGACACGCTCATCGACTGCGAAAACGGCCGCTGGCGGGTGGCCAACAAGGTCATCCGGGACACCCACCCCGCCAAATGGCTCCCCGCCCACAAGGTGCTGCGCTACTCGTCCAACATCGGCTCGGCCAAGATCGGCATGGAGCTGGGCTCCGGCGTTTACTACGACTACCTTACCAAGCTGGGCTTCGGCGAAAAAACCGATCTCGGAATGCCCGGCGAGGCCGTGGGCATCCTTCGTTCTCCGGGGTCCTGGACCTCCGTGGACCTCGCCGCCATCAGCTTCGGCCAGTCCATCGGCGTGACCGCCGTGCAGTTGGCCAAGGGCTTCCTCTGCCTGGCCAACCAGGGCGCCACCAAGGACCTGAATCTCATCCTGGTTCCCGAGCACATGCGCCGGAACGCCTCCATCCAGGTGTTCAGCCCCGAGACCGCCGCCGCCGTCCTGAAGATGATGGAGGAAGTGGTCCAGGAAGACGGCACCGGCCGCAGCGCGCGCATCGAGGGCATCACCATGGCGGGCAAGACCGGCACCGCGCAGAAGGCCTCCAAAAATGGCGGCTACGGCGACCAATATCTTTCTTCCTTCGTGGCTCTGGTTCCCGCCGAGAAACCCGAGTTGCTGGTCATCACCATGATCGACGAACCGCAGAAGTCCCCATACGGCTCCATGGTCGCCGCTCCGGTCTGCCGCGAGGTGACGGTGCGCACCCTGGCCTACCACGGCCAGTTGTCCGAGACCCTGCACGCCGAAGCAACGGTGAGCGAACCCGCATCCGACCTGTCCGGCGCGCCGCTGGATAAGGCCGTGCCCATGCCCGTGGCCACGGCCGTCAAGGACCGGGTCCCCGACATGAGGGGGCTTCCCGTGCGCAGGGCGTTGGAGACCCTGGCGGGAATGGGAATCGTTCCCGTGCTCAAGGGACATGGGATGACGGTCACGCGTCAGGAGCCGCCCGCGGGGCAGCCCTGGCCCGGCAACCGAACCAAGGAGGGGGCGGATGATGTTTTTGTTCTCTGGCTCTCATAG
- the rsmH gene encoding 16S rRNA (cytosine(1402)-N(4))-methyltransferase RsmH, with translation MKPGEVSPASLHTTVLLQEVVRWINPRPGGRYMDGTLGMGGHSLALMEAAGEGAELVGLDRDAEALALATERLKAFDGRTHLFHLPFSRFEEALDEAGWDTVDGAVLDLGVSSMQLDEAERGFSFIHDGPLDMRMDPDSGPSAEDLVNTLKHGELARIIRVYGEDPLAGKIASAILKAREEKAITRTLQLAEIVRLAYPPKMRHTARNHPATRTFQGLRIAVNRELEELEQYLSTIIGRLKPGARLAIISFHSLEDRAVKYAFRDAAKGCKCPPHQLHCTCGGVPEMKVLTKKPMIASQAERDANPRARSAKLRVAEKLGPDGEQA, from the coding sequence ATGAAACCGGGAGAAGTCAGCCCCGCCTCGCTCCACACGACTGTTCTTTTGCAGGAAGTGGTTCGGTGGATCAACCCCCGCCCGGGCGGCCGCTACATGGACGGCACGCTGGGCATGGGCGGCCACAGCCTGGCGCTCATGGAGGCGGCGGGCGAAGGAGCCGAACTCGTCGGGCTCGACCGGGACGCGGAGGCGCTTGCCCTCGCGACCGAACGCCTGAAGGCGTTCGACGGCCGGACGCACCTTTTCCACCTGCCCTTTTCCAGGTTTGAGGAAGCCTTGGACGAGGCCGGGTGGGACACGGTGGACGGCGCTGTTTTGGACCTCGGCGTTTCATCCATGCAGTTGGACGAGGCTGAAAGAGGATTCAGCTTCATCCACGACGGCCCGCTGGACATGCGCATGGACCCGGATTCCGGCCCGTCGGCCGAGGATCTCGTGAACACGCTGAAACACGGGGAGTTGGCGCGGATCATACGGGTGTACGGGGAAGACCCCCTGGCCGGAAAGATCGCGTCGGCAATACTGAAGGCGCGGGAAGAAAAGGCGATCACGAGGACGCTCCAACTGGCCGAGATCGTGCGGCTCGCCTACCCGCCCAAGATGCGGCATACGGCGCGCAATCATCCGGCGACCCGGACCTTCCAGGGACTGCGTATAGCGGTCAACAGGGAACTTGAGGAACTTGAACAATATCTTTCGACCATAATCGGACGTCTGAAACCGGGGGCGAGGCTGGCCATAATTTCGTTTCACTCCCTTGAGGACAGGGCGGTGAAATACGCATTCCGGGATGCCGCCAAGGGGTGCAAATGTCCCCCGCATCAGCTCCACTGCACCTGCGGAGGCGTGCCCGAGATGAAAGTGTTGACGAAGAAGCCGATGATCGCCTCGCAGGCTGAACGGGACGCGAATCCCCGGGCCAGGAGCGCCAAGCTCCGGGTGGCGGAGAAACTCGGACCCGACGGAGAGCAAGCATGA
- a CDS encoding division/cell wall cluster transcriptional repressor MraZ has translation MRFRGHAHRSLDDKGRLILPPEFRDEIHAELPDGVMVLTIYDKHVIGITPKQWDELISELESIRVPSRAMQNTIRLLNLGYTVTPVGKQGRIAIPAHLRKSGKLDKDVVVMGAGRRFEIWSAEAFEALLEEDNDVSSELAENNVSLPF, from the coding sequence ATGAGATTCAGAGGTCACGCACATAGAAGCCTGGACGACAAAGGTCGGCTTATCCTGCCGCCCGAGTTCCGGGACGAGATCCACGCCGAATTGCCGGACGGGGTCATGGTGCTGACCATCTACGATAAGCATGTCATCGGCATTACTCCAAAACAGTGGGATGAACTCATAAGCGAACTGGAAAGCATTCGCGTCCCCAGCCGCGCGATGCAGAACACCATCCGGCTGCTGAACTTGGGATACACCGTGACCCCGGTTGGCAAGCAAGGGCGCATCGCCATTCCCGCGCATCTGCGCAAGTCCGGCAAGCTGGACAAGGATGTCGTGGTGATGGGCGCGGGCAGACGATTCGAGATCTGGTCCGCAGAAGCTTTCGAAGCCCTGCTCGAAGAGGATAACGACGTGTCCTCCGAGCTGGCGGAAAACAACGTCTCCCTGCCGTTCTAG
- the pyk gene encoding pyruvate kinase encodes MDRHIKIIATLGPATGTYESVKELVTSGAKIFRLNFSHGGKEFFAKMVEIIRKLEEETGLTLTILQDLSGPKIRTCDVGLGAIEVSKGTEVLLGTPDKVKGATEPFICLDIPEMFHGVKVGDPVALSDGMIRFNVVKIEGENLIRLKAVNSGMCPPRKGITFPGTTTPLAPLTDKDKKDLAFGMELGVDVVAMSFVQKPEDIRNLRNEMAKHGKPLPIVAKLERTAALACLDEIVDEADGIMVARGDLGLELDLAELPVAQKRIIKQCNKAGKPVIVATQMLLSMVNSPMATRAETTDVANAILDGADCVMLSEETAIGNYTGETVRFMRKIAYEIEAFMFESGRPELDRGGARELPSTFLAYAAAMLAGKTNARAIVCHSTSGATSRLLSSCRPKQSIYALSSDHTVRHFTNLSWGVIPAEPLDVIHDHQERAEVFVRQCTDFVPGDIVIITAGQPERGKATTQTNVVKLYEKLSKEED; translated from the coding sequence ATGGACAGGCATATAAAGATCATCGCCACCCTCGGCCCGGCCACCGGGACCTATGAATCGGTCAAGGAGCTGGTCACGTCCGGGGCCAAGATTTTCCGGCTCAACTTTTCCCATGGCGGCAAGGAATTCTTCGCCAAGATGGTGGAGATCATCCGAAAGCTGGAGGAAGAGACCGGGCTGACCCTGACCATTCTCCAGGACCTGTCCGGCCCTAAGATCCGCACCTGCGACGTGGGGCTGGGAGCCATCGAGGTCAGCAAGGGCACCGAGGTCCTGCTGGGCACCCCCGACAAGGTCAAGGGAGCGACGGAGCCGTTCATCTGCCTGGACATCCCCGAGATGTTCCACGGCGTCAAGGTCGGCGACCCCGTGGCCTTGTCCGACGGCATGATCCGCTTCAACGTGGTCAAGATCGAGGGCGAGAACCTTATCCGCCTGAAGGCCGTCAACTCGGGCATGTGTCCGCCGCGCAAGGGGATAACCTTCCCCGGCACGACCACTCCGCTGGCCCCGCTGACCGACAAGGACAAGAAGGACCTGGCCTTCGGCATGGAGCTGGGCGTGGATGTGGTGGCCATGAGTTTCGTCCAGAAGCCCGAGGACATCCGAAACCTGCGCAACGAGATGGCCAAGCACGGCAAGCCGCTGCCCATTGTGGCCAAGCTTGAACGCACCGCCGCCCTGGCCTGCCTGGACGAGATCGTGGACGAGGCCGACGGCATCATGGTCGCCCGCGGCGATCTCGGCCTGGAACTCGACCTGGCCGAGCTGCCCGTGGCCCAGAAAAGAATCATCAAGCAGTGCAATAAGGCCGGGAAGCCGGTTATCGTGGCGACCCAGATGCTTCTGTCCATGGTCAATTCGCCCATGGCCACCCGGGCCGAGACCACGGACGTGGCCAACGCCATCCTGGACGGCGCGGACTGCGTCATGCTCTCCGAGGAAACGGCCATCGGCAACTATACCGGGGAAACCGTCCGGTTCATGCGCAAGATCGCCTACGAGATAGAGGCGTTCATGTTCGAGTCCGGCCGGCCGGAGCTTGACCGGGGAGGGGCGAGGGAGCTTCCCTCCACGTTCCTGGCCTATGCCGCCGCCATGCTGGCGGGCAAGACCAACGCCAGGGCCATAGTCTGCCATTCCACCTCCGGGGCCACCTCGCGGCTGCTCTCCTCCTGCCGCCCCAAGCAATCCATCTACGCGCTCTCCTCCGACCATACGGTCAGGCACTTCACCAACCTGTCCTGGGGCGTGATCCCCGCGGAACCCCTGGACGTCATCCACGACCACCAGGAGCGCGCCGAGGTTTTCGTCCGGCAATGCACCGACTTCGTGCCGGGAGACATCGTCATCATCACGGCGGGGCAGCCGGAACGGGGCAAGGCCACCACCCAGACCAACGTGGTCAAGCTGTACGAGAAACTGAGCAAGGAAGAGGATTAG
- a CDS encoding HD-GYP domain-containing protein produces the protein MRADQKHDIPDGLNEEYYQVSADILSSFNKYRPPLNIFIFKEDVARVILYYKVGGRLSNEQVEELAALTGQGVVFFSREDHQVYVKHISYQLDLVLVDRNLKEKEIADIFTQALTRRLAEFFEQPVKAVFEKLWVDLMVLSEYLYTDMSRARALVRRLHGVHSLENHSVNTGFLGLALWAKLKDGRLSDSVRRPVFDRVLAGLFLHDLGMAKVPLFLRTKDKPLTGEERAKVNSHTKVGYEMLGKLGLRYPEIDQCVTEHHERLNGSGYPLKSTRQEFPGRLTAVADSFCAMISKRPYAEPIGHIKAAASLAQDPRYDQEITKALQTFLLVDLKLKP, from the coding sequence ATGCGAGCCGACCAGAAGCACGACATCCCGGACGGGCTCAACGAGGAGTACTATCAGGTCAGCGCCGATATCCTCAGCAGCTTCAACAAGTATCGTCCTCCGTTGAACATCTTCATCTTTAAGGAAGATGTGGCCCGGGTGATCCTGTACTACAAGGTCGGCGGCAGGCTTTCCAACGAACAGGTGGAGGAACTGGCCGCTCTGACCGGGCAGGGCGTGGTCTTCTTTTCCCGCGAGGACCATCAGGTCTACGTCAAGCACATCAGCTATCAGCTCGATCTCGTCCTGGTGGACAGGAACCTCAAGGAAAAGGAGATCGCGGACATCTTCACCCAGGCTCTGACACGCAGGCTGGCCGAGTTCTTCGAGCAGCCCGTGAAGGCGGTCTTCGAGAAACTCTGGGTGGACCTCATGGTCCTGTCCGAATACCTCTACACCGACATGAGCCGCGCCCGCGCCCTGGTCAGGCGGCTGCACGGCGTGCATTCCCTGGAAAATCATTCGGTCAACACCGGCTTCCTCGGCCTGGCTTTGTGGGCCAAGCTCAAGGACGGGAGGCTGTCCGATTCGGTGAGACGTCCCGTCTTCGACCGCGTCCTGGCCGGGCTCTTCCTTCACGATCTGGGCATGGCCAAGGTGCCGCTGTTCCTTCGCACCAAGGACAAGCCTCTTACCGGCGAGGAGCGCGCCAAGGTCAATTCCCACACCAAAGTCGGCTACGAGATGCTCGGCAAGCTCGGCCTGCGTTATCCCGAGATAGATCAATGCGTCACTGAGCATCATGAGCGGCTGAACGGTTCGGGCTATCCGCTCAAGTCGACGCGGCAGGAGTTCCCCGGCAGACTGACGGCCGTGGCTGATTCGTTTTGCGCCATGATCTCCAAACGGCCTTACGCCGAGCCCATCGGACACATCAAGGCCGCCGCGTCCCTGGCCCAGGACCCCCGCTATGACCAGGAAATCACCAAGGCGCTACAGACCTTTCTCCTGGTCGACCTGAAGCTCAAGCCGTAA
- a CDS encoding cytochrome P460 family protein, which translates to MKHLTIAVLLVAVFGFTAFAMDKTMDKTMSKSMDESMSKPMENPMDKSMDKPMDKAMDKSMSKSMDMMLKADSAAVWKYITEVSPYREWGQFPDHMGMRKGKSPHGALHEVYVNGAGLTKGTPKPEGAMVVKDNFNSGEKLKFITVMYKVKGYNPSAGDWYWVEYSPEGKVLVEGPGSCARCHSKRADHDYIMVSDH; encoded by the coding sequence ATGAAACATTTGACAATCGCAGTGCTGCTGGTCGCCGTTTTCGGCTTCACGGCGTTTGCCATGGACAAAACCATGGACAAGACGATGAGCAAATCCATGGACGAGTCGATGAGCAAGCCCATGGAGAACCCCATGGACAAATCCATGGATAAGCCCATGGACAAAGCCATGGATAAGTCGATGAGCAAGTCCATGGACATGATGCTCAAAGCGGACAGCGCGGCCGTCTGGAAGTACATCACCGAGGTCTCGCCCTACAGGGAATGGGGGCAGTTCCCGGACCACATGGGTATGCGCAAGGGGAAGTCCCCCCATGGCGCGCTGCATGAGGTGTACGTTAACGGGGCGGGCCTGACCAAGGGAACGCCCAAGCCCGAAGGCGCCATGGTGGTGAAGGATAATTTCAATTCCGGGGAGAAGCTGAAGTTCATCACCGTCATGTACAAGGTCAAAGGATACAATCCCTCGGCGGGCGACTGGTACTGGGTGGAATACTCGCCCGAAGGGAAAGTCCTGGTGGAAGGGCCGGGATCATGCGCCCGTTGTCATTCGAAGAGGGCCGACCACGACTACATCATGGTTTCCGACCATTAG
- a CDS encoding CBS domain-containing protein, protein MMLRKRAWDMMRDEYPTVQEDASLAEAIRVMREAMVEAPDSQVVVVKTKGGKLKGTINLWQLFKAVKQSVLKDENLITDGEVDWDQQFANACLICTQLRLDEYIIPNPPLLKPNDPILVVLDVFLKSRRDWALVVESERVMGVIYVTDVYRDMTRDMVQVFKK, encoded by the coding sequence ATGATGCTTAGAAAACGCGCCTGGGACATGATGCGCGACGAATACCCGACCGTTCAGGAGGACGCCAGCCTGGCCGAAGCCATTCGCGTCATGCGCGAGGCCATGGTGGAAGCCCCGGACTCGCAGGTGGTGGTGGTCAAGACCAAGGGCGGCAAGCTCAAGGGAACCATCAACCTGTGGCAGCTTTTCAAGGCGGTCAAACAGTCCGTGCTCAAGGACGAAAATCTGATTACGGACGGCGAAGTGGATTGGGACCAGCAGTTCGCCAACGCCTGCCTGATCTGCACCCAGCTCAGGCTCGACGAATACATCATCCCCAACCCGCCGCTCCTCAAGCCCAACGATCCCATCCTGGTGGTCCTGGACGTATTCCTCAAATCCCGCCGCGACTGGGCTCTGGTGGTCGAAAGCGAGCGCGTCATGGGCGTGATCTACGTTACCGACGTGTACCGCGACATGACCCGCGACATGGTCCAGGTCTTCAAGAAGTAG
- a CDS encoding DUF3108 domain-containing protein, whose protein sequence is MRGILLTVLAVLFLAVPALGTEDASPPFGPGERLYYDIHWTVVRAGKAELICRDDTEMDGVPARYFFAKARTLGWVDNFYKVRDTMEAWTDMGVNHALRYKKDQREGSYRKKVDLIFDKRTNQSYRYARGKLQHTLDQPADVFDPMSILFAFRKHALHEGMEFNANVSDGKVSVVGKAFVEGREKVETGIGDVDAYRVRLDIRHLSGVFKKSDNAELYVWFSADDRRIPVKVKSKVVVGFFSMTLREYYPPKKG, encoded by the coding sequence ATGCGCGGAATCCTTTTGACCGTCCTTGCGGTTCTTTTTCTGGCCGTCCCGGCTCTCGGGACGGAGGATGCCTCCCCGCCCTTCGGGCCGGGCGAACGGCTGTATTACGATATCCATTGGACCGTTGTCCGGGCCGGCAAGGCGGAGTTGATCTGCCGGGACGACACGGAGATGGACGGCGTGCCCGCGCGCTATTTTTTCGCCAAGGCCCGCACTCTCGGCTGGGTGGACAACTTCTACAAGGTCCGCGACACCATGGAGGCCTGGACCGACATGGGAGTCAACCACGCCTTGCGCTACAAGAAGGACCAGAGGGAAGGTTCCTACCGCAAGAAGGTCGATCTCATATTCGACAAGCGGACCAATCAGTCCTACCGCTACGCCAGGGGCAAGCTCCAGCACACCCTCGACCAGCCCGCGGACGTCTTCGACCCCATGTCCATCCTTTTCGCCTTCCGCAAGCACGCGCTCCACGAAGGAATGGAGTTCAACGCCAACGTGTCCGACGGCAAGGTGTCCGTGGTGGGCAAGGCGTTCGTGGAAGGGCGCGAGAAGGTGGAAACCGGCATCGGCGACGTGGACGCCTATCGCGTGCGCCTGGACATCCGGCACCTTTCCGGGGTGTTCAAGAAGTCCGATAATGCCGAGCTGTATGTCTGGTTCTCGGCGGACGACCGGCGCATTCCGGTCAAGGTCAAGTCCAAGGTGGTGGTCGGGTTCTTCTCCATGACCCTGCGTGAGTATTACCCGCCCAAGAAAGGATAA
- the rlmD gene encoding 23S rRNA (uracil(1939)-C(5))-methyltransferase RlmD, protein MPLQKDDVIECSIESLAFGGRGVAHVDGMAVFVAGGLPGDTVTARVVKAKKRFAEAELETVVTPSSNRVEPKCPHFGVCGGCAIQDLDYAEQVAQKAAQVENALKRIGKAEGFTMDPPASSPSIWNYRNKMEFVFEQRDDGLHLGLRTDSPAGEKGLSPVLDVEECRLCADRDMEILRTVREFARASGLPAYDPSEDEGFWRHLVIRRTALNESMVHIITAETPRYYDRAEGLGETLADRFPELTSFVHSSRARRSLAATGEKVVFRLGTKTVEEMVEHGDRQARYHIAPNAFFQTNTGGAGELFGTIREFGGFTGNETLLDLYCGCGAIGIFLADKVARVVGVEISEEAVSKAWSSAKLNGLENCEFTAATLDSPAALKALPKTDVLVIDPPRAGIHESTAKTILGLSPKKILAVSCDPSTLARDVQRLSEKYELKRARAVDMFPHTHHIETVALLELR, encoded by the coding sequence ATGCCCTTGCAGAAAGACGACGTCATAGAATGTTCCATCGAATCCCTGGCCTTCGGCGGCCGGGGCGTGGCCCATGTGGACGGCATGGCCGTGTTCGTGGCGGGCGGATTGCCCGGCGACACCGTCACCGCCCGCGTGGTCAAGGCCAAGAAGCGGTTCGCCGAGGCCGAGCTCGAAACCGTGGTCACGCCGTCGTCCAACCGCGTGGAGCCGAAATGTCCGCATTTCGGCGTCTGCGGCGGCTGCGCCATCCAGGACCTGGACTATGCCGAGCAGGTGGCCCAGAAGGCGGCTCAGGTGGAGAACGCGCTCAAGCGCATAGGCAAGGCCGAAGGCTTCACCATGGACCCGCCCGCATCCTCGCCGTCGATCTGGAACTACCGCAACAAGATGGAGTTCGTCTTCGAGCAGCGTGACGACGGCCTGCATCTCGGGCTGCGCACCGATTCCCCGGCCGGGGAGAAGGGGCTGTCCCCGGTTCTCGATGTCGAGGAGTGCCGCCTGTGCGCCGACCGGGACATGGAAATCCTGCGCACGGTCCGCGAGTTCGCCCGCGCCTCGGGGCTGCCTGCCTATGATCCCTCCGAGGACGAAGGGTTCTGGCGGCATCTGGTCATCCGCCGCACCGCACTGAACGAGTCCATGGTCCACATCATTACGGCCGAAACTCCGCGTTATTACGACCGCGCCGAAGGGCTGGGCGAAACCCTGGCCGACCGGTTTCCGGAACTGACATCCTTCGTGCACTCCTCGCGCGCACGCCGTTCCCTGGCCGCCACCGGAGAGAAGGTGGTCTTCCGCCTGGGGACCAAGACCGTGGAGGAGATGGTCGAGCACGGCGACCGGCAGGCGCGCTACCACATCGCGCCCAACGCCTTTTTCCAGACCAACACCGGCGGCGCCGGAGAATTGTTCGGGACCATCCGCGAGTTCGGCGGCTTTACGGGGAACGAGACCCTGCTGGACCTCTACTGCGGCTGCGGAGCCATCGGCATCTTCCTGGCGGACAAGGTCGCCAGGGTCGTCGGCGTCGAGATCAGCGAGGAGGCCGTGTCCAAGGCATGGTCCAGCGCCAAGCTGAACGGCCTGGAAAACTGCGAGTTCACCGCCGCAACCCTGGACAGCCCGGCAGCCCTCAAGGCCCTGCCCAAGACCGACGTTCTGGTCATCGATCCGCCCCGGGCGGGTATCCACGAGAGCACGGCCAAGACCATCCTCGGCCTGTCGCCCAAGAAAATTCTGGCCGTTTCCTGCGACCCCTCCACCCTGGCCCGCGACGTCCAGCGGCTCTCGGAAAAGTACGAGCTGAAGCGCGCCCGCGCCGTGGACATGTTCCCCCACACCCACCACATCGAAACCGTGGCTCTGCTGGAACTTCGCTAG